The genomic region CCCTCTGGCTGTGGGAAGACCACCACGCTCCGAGCCGTCGCTGGCTTCGAGACGCCGACCGCCGGCGAGATCCACATCGACGGCGAGCGAGTCACGGACCTCGCGCCCGAACAGCGCGACGTCGGCGTCGTCTTCCAACACTACGCCCTGTTCCCTCACATGACCGTCCGCGAGAACGTCGCCTACGGGCTTCGCTTCCGCGACTCACCCGACAATCTCTCGAACCGTGAACGGGTCGACGAACTGCTCGCGCTGGTCGATATGGAGGGGATGGGCGAGCGCGAGCCGACACAACTTTCGGGTGGTCAACAGCAACGCATCGCGCTCGCGCGGGCGCTGGCTCCCGGTCCCGATGTCCTCCTGCTCGACGAACCGCTGTCGGCGCTCGACGCACGCCTCCGCGAACGCCTCCGAGTGACCATCCGTGAGATCCAGCAGGAACTGGAAATCACGACGATCTACGTCACCCACGACCAGAGCGAGGCGCTCGCCATCAGCGACCGTGTTGCCGTCGTCGACGATGGAACCATCGAACAGGTCGCCACCCCCGAAACCGTCTATCGAAACCCGAGTTCCCGGTTTGTCGCGGCGTTCGTTGGCGAGAACAACCTCCTCGATGGCGAGGTGACGTCGGCGACCCCACCGCGTGCGACTGTCGAGGGCGTCGCCATCGCGCTTCCCGAAACGGCGTCGCTCGCCGTCGGCCAGTCGGTGACGCTCTGTGTGCGCCCCGAGGTGATTGCCTTCGGCGAGGAAAACGACGATTCTCGACCGACGAATGAATCGCACGAAAGCGGGACGACGCTGACGGCAACCGTCGAACACCGCGAGTTCCTCGGCGACGCCTACCGGGCACACTGCTCGTGGAACGGCCAGTCGCTACTGGTCAAAACCGATGGTCGCGACCCACCCGACGGCACCGTTCGGTTGCGTATCGACGCGGCGGACGTCCACCTGCTCGCGAGCGAAGTGCACTGACTCTCGAACTCACTCCCGCCGAGTGCGTTCGAGATCCTCGCGCGTGTCGATGTCCGTGACTGTCCCCGCGTCGTCGGTTTCGAGCAGCGCACCGTCGCTGTCGAGGAGGATTCTCCGCCCGCCGACGTCGCCATCGACCGAGCGGAGCGCGTCGAAATGTCTCGCCCCGAATAGGACAGGGTTGCCGCGCTGGCCCTCGAAAACGGGAGCCACGGCGTCGGCCACGCCCCCCTGAAAGGTACCGACGAGCAGGTCGACGGTCGCGCTGTCGACGAACGGCATGTCGCCGGGAAGGAAGACTGCCGCGTCCACACCGCTCCCGGCGGCCGCACGCGCACCGCGCTCGACCGATGTCGACAATCCCCGTTCGTAGGCATCGTTCTCGACGAACTCGACGTCGAGGTCGGCGAGCGCGTCGCGGACGGCGCTCGACTGGTGGCCGAGCACGGCGACGATGCCCGACACTCGTGAGTCACGCAGCGTGCGGGCGGCGCGCCGGACGAGCGGCGCGCCGTCGATCTCGGCGAGGAGTTTGTTTCGCTCGCCGAAGCGCGTGCTCCCGCCCGCCGCGAGCAACACGCCGAGCACAGTCGAATCGCATCCCGAGCGCTCCGAAAGCGCCTCCCTGACTGTACTTTCGTCGATGTGGCGCAACGCCTCGCTCATTCGAGCACCCGATAGGGAACGACTTTCACCGACTCACCGGCGTCGAGCGAGTGCTCGGCGAGGACGATACCATCGGCCGTCGTGACGCGCGTGTTCGCGGAGACGAGACCGGGCGCGAACCGTTCGTCGTAGATCCGGAGCGCCGACTCGGCGTGACCCAGCGGAACGGCCACATCGTCGTCGAGGACGACCGGCACCGCGTATTCGAGGCCGTCGTCAGGGAGTTCGACGCGGTGGGAGAGCGCTGCGGCGATGGAGGGAAGCCGCTGCTCGCCGGTGAAGAACGGACGGGCGACGAGCACGGCGGCGGTGTGAGCCGCGAGGGGCTTGCCCGGAAAGCCGATGGCGAGCGCGCCGTCGACGACCGCCGCCATTACGGGTCGCCCGGGGCGGAGGCGCACGCTCTCGAAGAGGGGGTCGTGTGCGCCGAGCACCGTGGCGACGTGGTCGGCGCTGCCGACGCTCGTGCCGCCGGTCGTGAGCACTACGTCGTAGTCCTCGGCGGCGCTCTCGATGGCGTGGCGCACAGTCTCGGAATCGTCGGGCACGCTTTCGAGGACGGTCGGCTCGTGGCCCCACTC from Halococcus sediminicola harbors:
- a CDS encoding ABC transporter ATP-binding protein produces the protein MGAVTDTGTTAPSGVELENITVEFGGVTALDDVSIAVAEGEFFTLVGPSGCGKTTTLRAVAGFETPTAGEIHIDGERVTDLAPEQRDVGVVFQHYALFPHMTVRENVAYGLRFRDSPDNLSNRERVDELLALVDMEGMGEREPTQLSGGQQQRIALARALAPGPDVLLLDEPLSALDARLRERLRVTIREIQQELEITTIYVTHDQSEALAISDRVAVVDDGTIEQVATPETVYRNPSSRFVAAFVGENNLLDGEVTSATPPRATVEGVAIALPETASLAVGQSVTLCVRPEVIAFGEENDDSRPTNESHESGTTLTATVEHREFLGDAYRAHCSWNGQSLLVKTDGRDPPDGTVRLRIDAADVHLLASEVH
- a CDS encoding nucleotidyltransferase family protein; protein product: MSEALRHIDESTVREALSERSGCDSTVLGVLLAAGGSTRFGERNKLLAEIDGAPLVRRAARTLRDSRVSGIVAVLGHQSSAVRDALADLDVEFVENDAYERGLSTSVERGARAAAGSGVDAAVFLPGDMPFVDSATVDLLVGTFQGGVADAVAPVFEGQRGNPVLFGARHFDALRSVDGDVGGRRILLDSDGALLETDDAGTVTDIDTREDLERTRRE